TTAATCGACCTCGAAATTCAGCTAGGATATCTGCGGGTAGGGTTGCCAGGTCGCCAAACCTAAAAGTCGGAGAGACCAGAGCAGACGTTTGAATTGTTTGAGTTTGAAAAAAGGCTGTACACTCAAAATTATTGTTGATTTCGtgtctataattatattaatacgaCAAAAAGATATCAACACCAACCCTTTTCTTGATTATTTACCATAAATCTTCTTAAAttctaatgaaatataaataaaatctaatgccaaatttattattaaattcaatatttcgATTACAGTCGCAATATCGATATTGACAGTGATCTATCGATAGGCATCACTACTTGAATAGCCTTTGTCACCCGGAATAATGTACAGATTTTGTTTATAGGTAAACTTATATATCTTTGCGTTGTACTAATATTAAGTAGTTGTAAATATTGTGAATCAAGTACAATTAGAAAACGACACAGGTGAAACACGCAAGCTGTAGTGGCATTGAACGCGATAGTGATTGATCATGATTAATGTACTTAGAACTGTAtaaatactgttttttttttcatacacaAATTTTGCAAATGTTTATTAAGTAGTAAGTACTAAAGTAGTTTTCGATAGAGAACTTTcaccaaatatttattctatttttattacttttcaaatgtttgtatttaacCTTTAGGCGACGTGTCCCACTGCTAGGCATACGTCAAAATTGTTGTACTTTTAACATAATccccaaaatattttattcaatataattatttgtgtaaAGACCAGCGCGACGGACGGACACATTTTCACTGAATTATGTATTCCGTATTTCAACGAAAACATTTAAACAAGCCGAACAACAGTTAACAATTATGAACTTCTAGAATAACAAGTCTTTGTTACACAATTGTTTACCCCACCAGCGGTTCATACACGCGTGTATGTAAATAGCTACAGCCATTTCATGAATTTCAAATCCATCGGAGCGTTGAACCTACGTTTTTTTATTCCGATAATTGTCCCTATACATGATGTTAAGTGCAAACAAATGTAGATTTATCTATTGTCtcttaattttaacaaaaacatgcCAATCGcaaatgattaattaattaaatcaaaaagaaATCGTTACCAAGTTTTTGTACTTACTGAATGTATACTAATGAATGAGTCATTTTACAGTTCGTTAATTTCAACGATAAAGTACAATAACTCATTTCGAACATTTAGTTTTAACTTCGTCCATATCTCTCTCTATTTTCAGACATCGTTTTGACCTCCCTGTGCGACATTATTCTGGCTTGAAATTTTGGAATACCCTCTCTTAGCGCGCCTGCACACCCTAAAGAACCGTGCTATGCTCGTTAGTGTCTGTGGATGACTATCAGCCAGCTACGGAAGAGttctatatacttatattgattttgattcctatttgatgattgatgatatgtgttttataataactggtatatttttaaatcccaACTATTTAGAATAATAGACCCAAAAAAGccttgattttattaatactaaataaattggaCTATTTCAGAGATTAACTTTTTCTGTTCCAGGCAGCGCAAACACCTTTGCTGCACCGCAATCTGAAGAGCTGCAGCACCTAACCACAGATATGATCGAACCCCCCGCGCCGTCCGAGAGACAAGGCCGAGCCATGTACTTCACTAAAGCCCCACTCAACATCGCAAAACCTCCAACCAACCAAACAGACACTAACCTTACTAGAACTGACGTGACCAATGTAAACACGACTGCGAATAATACAACAATCGATATTGTCCATCCCACGATACAATGGACACAAGTGAATACCAACGTGACAGACATAAAGAATTCTTCGGACCTTCCAATTGTGACGGACAGCAGAAATGTGTCAGTGATCCCCGTGATCGCAAACCTGACGGATGCTGAGAATACGACGATAGTTATAAAGAAAGTTAATCTGACAAAGCAAGATTTTGTCAAAGAGGACAGCGCAGATGGAGTGTCTGAGAGTAGAATAGTGACGGAGAAGCCTCTGTCGCTCGAAACGGCGTTCGTCCAGACGAGGATCCCGCCTAACATAGAATCTTCTAGAATGGTGGTGGACCACGGTGATGGTGGGATGGACACTGGGGCAATCGCGGGGATTTCGTTCGCGGCTCTGGTGCTCGGGGCCCTGGCCGGGAGTACAGCCTTCGTCCTGTATCGCAGGCGGTACTTGAACAAGCCCCAGACTTTGAACGACAAATGCTCAAACCCCGATTCCAGTGGGTATCTTGATGACAGCACTATCAGGGTATGTATgctactaatataatttaaaaaactcaaGCTATAGGtactaaaactatttatttaaaccatGGTTTTTACTCAATCAAGTAAAATTTACTGGATggatttctatgaaattttaaatacaactatataatagaatatgacCTGGACTAGCCCATAGGGTTcttatatttcgaaattcttGCGGGAGCCCGGTGCtagtttttttcattttttaacaatCACATTGCTTTCGAATTTGTTAAGTTTATTCGGTTCCCTAACAGTCAGCACTCATATCAGTGTTAATACTCATATCAGAGTTTAAAATGACCAAAAATCTGTTAACTCCTCTTATGATTGTAAAGTTTTTTCCGAAGTAATCTGACTGTTgtcaaattgtataaattttttcCAGATCTTTGTGCAAAATAATTGCTTTCCAAAAGTTTAACGAGCAACAAAAACTCTTATCCGAAAAATGGAAATACTTGAAgaatattttgacaataatgaattatatatttcaggaTAATTCCGAGGAGATGTACAGCCTCGACAACGATTCCTTCCTGAACTCTTTGGAAGCCATGACGATACAGAACTATTGGACTGACACGGTGAAACACACCAAGCTATAACTTGTTTTGACGACTGTACGTTCATATCTCGACTTCGTGTAACAAAGTGCTCAGAGACTGTtttccaaatatttatatgccaccaattataatgtaaatttgatatgTCAAcgttaatagataaaatatttaaattttttttgcgAAATAAATATCTCTTTTGTTTGCAATAACCAAAGaaatgttaacaaaatttcacaaaaaaaattaaaaatattgtttcaaattcagaatcacagaaaaaacaaaaatagtttgtaTAGTTGGCTAGTCTAAACATTCTTCGTTGATTTGGAGCATTagactttatataaaaacttttttttttatataacgcaacttgtctatatatttttgatttaaataatgtcCCCTGACTTTGCAGTGAAACACATGACAatgaaaaactattattacctatcatattcaataataaaagaagaaaaaataatgtcattatattttaattaatcttaatattatttatagtacatCCTGTACCTATTgtttaatatagtttatactcgtaattgtaaataatttacgtTGTGATAATTTTCTTAACCTTTTAAGTCTAGTTTcactatatttgttaaataaaaccaCTGATTTTCAGGAtttccttttattatttttgcctataattgttaaaatatagctAATACATTGATCTGCTGATATAATAacgatattaataaataattactacatAACTACAACTTTatctaacattttatatatatatataaaatgatatttttgttgctGTTAAGTAATAACTTAAcagcaacaaaaataacattttatggccaattaaaaatttttaaatcctCATTTTTGGTTGGctaaaaaattttaatctgaATATTAAATTGCCTTCTAAAAATTGTAGTTAAGTAGTAATTAACTTAATACAGTGAAAAATGTTTCCtatgtaataatatcaataataattacctatatttttgtctctGTTCatcgtaaacaaaataattttcctaaCCAATGGTCCTATGGTCCTATGTGTTGTCATACTTGCGATCTGAAAGTTAAAAATGCGTTTATTGGAGACAAAGATATAGAGGGTccatttttatagtttagttTTAGTGGATTTGTGATCTCAGTGCATCAAGTTGTTTAATAGTAtcttagaattttaatttgtccgGAATTTAACAACTTTGTAAAACAACGTGGGACAAAAATGTGTTGCTAAATGACTTTAGTATTAGTGTATCCTTTATAACGCTTAAATATATCATAGTTATGATGTATCTGTATGTATCATAATTAGGAATATAtgagtattttgtatttgcaGTATTAGCCACGTaatgttttgaattaaattttccaaatataGAATTAGAACCTAAGTGTTTTATTCTGTATTTCTAAAACATACTTCATTCGGGATCAACTTGCTGTTCTAGTTATATCTGTAtctaaatatagttatatatttagagcagacacattattttacaatatttacatacaagttaattttGATCTAATGCTCTCGTAAAAGTTTGactatgaaaattaattatattgtgtaaTTTAGGACGTTGGCTTAAATTCATATCAggaatcttaaaattatttttttttaatcattgaaattatgtatgtaattatatgtaaCAGACAAatgtataagttatttttatttgttgattttaaaaacgaatatttattttaaattgtgattttaaCTTCCGTCCATTGTATTCTCTTTTCGTTTTAGAAatgcatttaatttaactaaacaaaacaattgttttttttttaatagaaaagttttaaactaagtacgtcattaataaaaattataaattgtatgattGACCCGACAAtgacattataaaatcaataattgcatgattttttaaataaaatatccttacttatattttcgtaatttgttaatttcacATGTGCAAAACTGCTACAACAACCAGTCAGAAATACTGTTGAatacatattgtttattatcaaaaatcaatttctactatatatatttacatattcctccgaaataaaaattaatttggtaaatatctGCTGTTAGTACATACTGATATGTGTCTGTAGCTTTatattagatttatataatGGTCATATCAGAgttagtgtaaaaaaaattatactgaaTATGgtgtttcaaaataatatattttgtgtgaaattatAGATTAAGATGGTAGCACTTCTAAAATTGCCCGACAACTATATCTATATGATAAGGCAAGTATGGATTACCTCtggtacaaaaaaaaaagtataatcccatgaatatatttctattgtcattttatttcgtcaatgtatttttttacagaaaaaacatagtatgaaaaaaaacaggaaaattcataaaaaaatactttgcaCACTTTGGGTGGTCAATGGACCATGCGAGCTCTGGTTTGGCTCTTTCaaattttcctgttttttttttcatattttatactgtatatagtatatagcaGTTATGACAAAATACTTTTGTGTCTCATTCATTTGCcagcaaaattattataaatctgtAGTTGTCTGGTTATAGTGTTTAACCTTTTGCCCATGTCATTGTAGGATAAGTTtctctatttaaaataacatgtatgttttttttggcGCGGTCTTGACTATAATAGTGCGAATAGAATACtcgatttgaaaaataaaaagtacagtcaacaacacatcaacctgcccaaattcattgcaaactcgccactATTATCGCGCCATAGAgctgggtaacttgatgtactAGACATTTTCTGTAAATAAGACAgtctaaaaatttatattaatttaaatcgtGATACTTAACATGATATGAACAACctaacattttaaatctaaaaatgtCAGTGGTTCATATAATGTCATGAACTTAcctatattaacaaaaaagccCTTTAAAGTCAAGGCCTGCTTGTTATTACTTGTACATTTAAGATTACATAAAGCTGGTACTTACACAGTGGCCATAAATTATGGCATGGCTAAAAGGCAGTATTCAGAAGTATTGGAAATTCCCAGGTGCTAggagatatattttatgtatgtagaCAAAAATGCGACAAACCCCTTACAATTGAAGACGTGTTTGTGAAAAGTAgtgttgtaataaattgtagattacggtattaaatctatttttacttgcatttcttttttattttatgccttTTTATTGCGAGTATTTTTGACTTCACGCTTTATTTTCTCaatcaatattcttgaaatttttcatagacatgaagttttaatttgaagtACTGAAATAGacacctttcatcccggaaaataactgctcccgtaggaaattaacgcgggcaaaagctaataatatGTAGTAAGCATGTATTGTATCTGATAACGATACCATGGATATAATGTTTAAACATTTACCTACACTGAGAATTGAACTTGTACCTTAACATAGCGTTGGGTCTAGTTCGTAACGTTCGGGCCTGGTTGGTTAAATGGCAACTCGAAATTTCTGTCTTTATTGTCAATGTCATCTCATCTGTCTGTCAGATCATAAGATGATTTGATTGATACTCCTAACTTTGATTAACTTGGTAGGTCTACACTTATCTactcatatttattacaaatataataacatttaaaaatggttAAAGCGTGGTACATGGATACCGAAACCAGTGATCAACGCTTAGAGCACCATAAAAATCCACCAGAGTTCATTTCTTTGGAAGAATTATACAAAAAGACCGGAGTGGAGTACTTTAGCGTaagtttatcaatatattttttcaatttttatccCATTGCTGTTATCAGAAAGTCAATGTCGTAACGAAGAACTGATAAGACAATATAAGGAGACCTCTTcttcatatttatacatataatttgacAACTTCCACGACGCGCCACGAAAGATGAGATCTAACGTAGAAAGATTTGTCTGCGCAATATCAAAATGgcccataaataaatcatctaCAAAGTAGCCCGTACTCgggctgacttgatggcagcttGCAATGAAGCCATCAAAtggctcggttctggcaagaatatatttagtaccCAATTGAGTGTTGATTTGCCTTCGACACgccaagaagaagaagtatagACAAAATGTAGATATGTCAGGTCTTATATTTCATGGCACACATTGTccttcttttataatttggtATTCAGCACATTTAAGTCTGATTTACATTGATCTAGCTAGTGTGTTCACTTGCTAGATCATTGTAAATGTAACTCGTGGATTGGAATCTCATAGAACATTGTAAATGTAACCGGAtccaaatattatgtaaaggaGTAAACTGCATCCTTTAtgcaaaatacatatacaaatttaataagcAAAATACATACacctacataaaatgtttCACAGTTAAATGTGGATACCTACACAACAGATGGTGTGCTGGACAAGATAAAGAAAGACCGAGGCTACACATACGAAGACCAGATTGTGTGCTCCAAGGAGTGCCTGCCCAACTATGAGGAGAAGATCAAGTCATTCTACATGGAACATCTGCATACTGATGAAGAAATCAGGTGTATATTTATCCCTCTCTTTCCGTCTCACAACTGGGAACATTCCCATTTGCATTCGCACCTGTAAGCTCAGCTTCAGTataaaccataaaattttgaagattatttatagtaaaatttgGCTTGGAGATAGACTTAAACTTTCAGAAGTTACATAGCCTACCTTTACTAAGGTCAGGGTCTTGTTTACCAGTAAGTTGTAAACTGTGTGCACTAGGAAGAATGATCCTTATTCtcacatattacaaaataaagtcctCGCAGGGTCTGTCTTTTTgcgaaaaactcaaaaactactgcatgaatttttatacagttttcaccaatagatagtatgatttctgaggaaagtTTAAGGATTTCGATATAACTAAtgagttataaataaaataacaaaaaaattacaaagctgatatttttaattttaattactgaaTTTTAATGACTATGTGAAATCTATTTTAGATTTGTTCTGGATGGTTCTGGCTACTTCGATGTCCGCGATGGGTCCGACCTGTGGATCCGGATTGCAGTGGCGGCCGGAGACATGATTGTCATCCCCAGCGGGATCTACCACCGGTTCACGCTTGACACCAATGTAAGTgtagtctatttatttaatactgccTGCTACTCTTGATTTAAAGAAGTATAATATGTTGTAAGTAAGTGATGACCTGACCAAGATGTCACAAAATCGATAACGTCGCAAATACGCGACAAATGACAATCAGTGGTATTCTACAATATaaccaatataaaaatttgtcatCTACCCTGCAATTTTTTCCTTGTGTTTTTCGGTGAATACCGATTTCGTCCCCTGGCTACACCTAGGTGTGGGCGTAAAAAACTTTGttcgtcaaaaataaatatttaaaagttttactgAAGACTGACAAGAGCGTAAGTATTGAAGAAGATATGAATGATTAC
This DNA window, taken from Plodia interpunctella isolate USDA-ARS_2022_Savannah chromosome 2, ilPloInte3.2, whole genome shotgun sequence, encodes the following:
- the LOC128677517 gene encoding uncharacterized protein LOC128677517; the encoded protein is MTLHWWMHWFWVTTLLVAVGSANTFAAPQSEELQHLTTDMIEPPAPSERQGRAMYFTKAPLNIAKPPTNQTDTNLTRTDVTNVNTTANNTTIDIVHPTIQWTQVNTNVTDIKNSSDLPIVTDSRNVSVIPVIANLTDAENTTIVIKKVNLTKQDFVKEDSADGVSESRIVTEKPLSLETAFVQTRIPPNIESSRMVVDHGDGGMDTGAIAGISFAALVLGALAGSTAFVLYRRRYLNKPQTLNDKCSNPDSSGYLDDSTIRDNSEEMYSLDNDSFLNSLEAMTIQNYWTDTVKHTKL
- the LOC128677201 gene encoding acireductone dioxygenase-like, translating into MVKAWYMDTETSDQRLEHHKNPPEFISLEELYKKTGVEYFSLNVDTYTTDGVLDKIKKDRGYTYEDQIVCSKECLPNYEEKIKSFYMEHLHTDEEIRFVLDGSGYFDVRDGSDLWIRIAVAAGDMIVIPSGIYHRFTLDTNNYIKAKRFFIGEPVWLAYNRPAEREPCRARYLRALRQGFAAPS